A DNA window from Hordeum vulgare subsp. vulgare chromosome 1H, MorexV3_pseudomolecules_assembly, whole genome shotgun sequence contains the following coding sequences:
- the LOC123420070 gene encoding flavone O-methyltransferase 1-like, whose translation MGSTATKKDAASDEEACMYALQLATSSILPMTLKNAIELGMLETIVSADGKALSPSEVAAQLPCKANPDAPAMVDRMLRLLASHKVVTCHMEKGEDGLLTRRYSPAPVCKWLTPNEDGVSMAPMLLMVQDKVLMDCWYYLKDSAVDGGLPFNKAHGTTVFEYQGKDTRFNSVFNEGMKGHSSIIIKKLLELYMGFEDISTIVDVGGGVGTTIHAITSKYPHIRGINFDLPHVIAEAFQSLHVQHIGGDMFEKVPPGDTIIMKGILHDWNDEHCMTLLRNCYDALPTQGKVVVVECILPVSPEAKLGEQVVLNVDMIMLAHTPSGKERYLNEFEELAMGAGFSRVNTTYIYAESWAIEFIK comes from the exons ATGGGCTCTACCGCCACTAAGAAGGACGCAGCTAGCGACGAGGAGGCATGCATGTACGCGTTGCAGCTGGCAACATCCTCTATTCTGCCAATGACGCTAAAGAACGCCATCGAATTGGGCATGCTCGAGACGATTGTGAGCGCCGATGGGAAGGCCCTATCCCCGTCGGAGGTGGCTGCGCAGCTGCCGTGCAAGGCCAATCCGGATGCGCCGGCCATGGTGGACCGTATGCTGCGGCTGCTTGCCTCGCACAAGGTCGTGACGTGCCACATGGAGAAAGGTGAGGATGGTCTCCTCACCCGCCGGTATAGTCCGGCTCCGGTGTGCAAGTGGCTCACGCCCAACGAGGATGGCGTCTCCATGGCACCGATGCTCCTTATGGTCCAGGACAAGGTCCTGATGGACTGCTG GTATTATTTGAAGGATTCTGCAGTTGATGGTGGCCTCCCATTTAACAAGGCGCATGGGACTACTGTGTTCGAGTACCAGGGCAAGGATACACGCTTTAATAGTGTGTTCAATGAGGGTATGAAGGGTCACAGTAGCATCATCATTAAGAAGCTTCTCGAGTTGTACATGGGCTTTGAAGACATCAGCACTATTGTCGACGTTGGTGGTGGTGTCGGCACGACGATCCATGCCATCACCTCTAAATACCCTCACATTAGGGGGATTAACTTCGACCTCCCACATGTCATCGCGGAGGCGTTCCAATCTCTTCATGTGCAACACATTGGCGGCGACATGTTTGAGAAAGTGCCTCCGGGTGACACCATAATAATGAAAGGGATCCTTCACGATTGGAATGATGAGCATTGTATGACCCTGCTGAGGAACTGCTATGACGCCTTGCCAACACAAGGTAAGGTGGTAGTCGTGGAGTGCATCCTACCGGTGTCACCAGAAGCAAAGCTAGGGGAACAGGTGGTGCTCAATGTGGACATGATCATGCTTGCCCACACCCCTAGTGGCAAGGAAAGGTACCTCAATGAGTTTGAAGAACTTGCTATGGGCGCAGGGTTCAGCAGGGTCAATACTACCTACATCTACGCTGAATCATGGGCTATTGAATTTATCAAATAG